A window of the Lolium perenne isolate Kyuss_39 chromosome 7, Kyuss_2.0, whole genome shotgun sequence genome harbors these coding sequences:
- the LOC127311503 gene encoding uncharacterized protein, producing the protein MSSSWFTSSSKNGAREEEELGGLALEVTVLSAESLRLPPSYSPLPRRLRPYVAVSTSADCSSTDVASSSSAGGQHSWDGDARLVVPVGAGFLEGRDDVRVALFSESGCARRLVAGGDTPLGWCRVPAADVLDGLRPPRALRRLSYSLRCPRSFGSGHGVVHLAVRVIGDVEVVRAAPPAQPGWCRVAMGIPVSGPSAAAAAVVGTPSPWSWSETSR; encoded by the coding sequence ATGTCGTCGTCCTGGTTCACCTCGTCCTCCAAGAACGGCGCCCGGGAAGAAGAAGAGCTAGGAGGCTTGGCGCTGGAGGTGACCGTGCTGTCAGCGGAGTCGCTCCGCCTGCCGCCGTCCTACTCGCCGCTGCCACGCCGGCTGCGGCCCTACGTGGCGGTATCGACGTCCGCCGACTGCTCCAGCACGGACGTAGCATCGTCGTCGTCCGCGGGTGGCCAGCACTCGTGGGACGGCGACGCGCGCCTCGTGGTGCCCGTGGGCGCGGGGTTCCTGGAGGGCCGCGACGACGTGCGCGTGGCGCTGTTCTCGGAGTCGGGATGCGCGCGGCGGCTCGTGGCCGGGGGCGACACGCCGCTGGGCTGGTGCCGCGTCCCCGCCGCCGACGTCCTCGACGGCCTCCGCCCGCCCCGCGCGCTGCGAAGGCTCAGCTACTCGCTCCGTTGCCCCCGCAGCTTCGGTTCCGGCCACGGCGTCGTTCACCTCGCCGTGCGCGTCATCGGGGACGTCGAGGTCGTCCGCGCAGCCCCGCCCGCGCAGCCGGGGTGGTGCCGCGTGGCCATGGGAATACCGGTCTCCGGCCCCTCTGCCGCCGCCGCGGCCGTGGTCGGCACGCCGTCGCCGTGGTCGTGGAGCGAGACGTCGCGGtga
- the LOC139833222 gene encoding uncharacterized protein, with amino-acid sequence MSVPCSDQEFRPVKAKAASLPPGVTAERCWCGRVAKVKQVEDFSDWFGMKFFMCASYEHDPPRSSASSSTRPPSPPPLCKWFHWIDTEQPDWAREEVEEKQRRAWATFFEEERWEKVRANEKAERERQIQKLRAEQARNREVNQKRMDDEAARRFAEEEVRREAREAERKRLRERAAEAQAAEERGDKSGKWPRWTQGK; translated from the exons ATGAGTGTGCCGTGCTCTGACCAGGAGTTTAGGccggtgaaggcgaaggctgcaagtttacccccgggtgtgactgcggagcgttgttggtgcggccgtgttgctaaggttaagcaggtggaggatttctccgactggttcggcatgaaatttttcatgtgtgcgagctatgagcatgatccaccccgtagttcagcttcgtcgtccaccaggccgccG TCTCCCCCGCCCCTATGcaaatggtttcactggatagatacggagcagccggattgggcgcgcgaggaggttgaggagaaacagcgccgtgcgtgggcaacgttctttgaggaggagcgttgggaaaaggttcgtgctaatgagaaagcagagcgagagaggcagatacagaaactaagggcggaacaagctcgtaaccgagaggtgaatcagaagaggatggatgatgaggctgcacgtaggtttgcagaggaagaggttcgcagggaggctcgtgaagcggaaaggaagagactaagggaaagagctgctgaagcgcaagcggcagaagaacgcggcgacaagtctggaaaatggccacggtggacgcagggaaagtag